The genomic interval GCCTCGTCGTCGCCCACGAGCTCCTCGATCGGGACGATGAGTGGGGGCTGACTCACGATGCGGGTATGTCCGTCGACGGTCGTGGTGAGCTTCGACAGCGCCTGGACGCTGTCGCGGCTGCGGGCCTTGTCGACCGCCGCGAGTGTCCTTGTCTTGCGTCGGGAGTCGAGCTGGTCCCCGATCTGGGCCATCAGGTCGTCCATGTCGAGGTGTGAGTACCACACCGTGAGGTTGCCCTGTGCTGCGAAGGACCGCATGGCATCCCGGTATCCGCCGACGGCACCGGTGACGATGCTGCGGCTCTTCTTCGCGGACAACCCGTTCCCGCGCGCGGCGACCGCGAGGCTGGCAGCGAGGCGCTTCACGTCCCATTCGAAGGGGCCGGGGTGGGTCTCGTCGAAGTCGTTGATGTCGAAGACGAGGCGCCGCTCGGGGGAGGAGAAGACACCGAAGTTGCTGATGTGAGCGTCTCCGCATAGCTGCACCTGCAGGCCCGAGTTCGCAGTCTTCGCGAGATCGGCTGCCATGATCAGCGCGGCACCGCGGTAGAACGCGAACGGCGAGCCCGACATCCGCCCGTACCGGATCGGCACCAGCTCTGGGACGCGTGAAGCGGCCTGCCCCTCGAGCAAGGAGATCGGATCGCCCCGGTCAGCCGTCTCGAGGTCCGCGTGTGACGTCAACGGTGCTCTGTCCCGCGCCGCCTTGCCCAGCGCAGCCCGGGCCGACTCGCTCGGGTGCGAGACCTTGGGCGGGGCGGGAGTCGCCTGGGCCGCGCGGGTGGTCGACGACTCTTTCGTCTGGTCGGGTTGGTGCGGCGCTTCGGTCATGACGAGTGGCCTTCCTGAGCCGGGTGGAGTGCACTGGCGTGCGCCGCGGCATTGCGGCGCGCGTTGTCCGCTAGTCGAAGACTGCTTCGCGGACTAGTTCGCGCTCTTGTACTGCTTGCCGCACGGCGGCGACTTGCTCGTCGGTCGCGTCGAGGTCGAAGACCTCCCGGATGAAGAGGGGGAGGTCGGGTCGGTAGTCGTGGGCCCAGGCTTGGAAGGAGCCGGGGATCTGTGCGTTCTTCATGTCCACGAAGGTCTGGAAGAACGTCGTGATGGGGCGCCAGCGCATCGAGGCCGGAATCCCGCGAGGGCTCGACCCGGCCACCTCCTGAAGGGGCGGTCGGTCCGGACGAAGCCACGAGGGCCGGTGCGCGAACAGGCTGATGCCAAACTTCGTGACGCCGTCGTTGTCGTGGC from Actinomycetes bacterium carries:
- a CDS encoding DUF2252 family protein; its protein translation is MTEAPHQPDQTKESSTTRAAQATPAPPKVSHPSESARAALGKAARDRAPLTSHADLETADRGDPISLLEGQAASRVPELVPIRYGRMSGSPFAFYRGAALIMAADLAKTANSGLQVQLCGDAHISNFGVFSSPERRLVFDINDFDETHPGPFEWDVKRLAASLAVAARGNGLSAKKSRSIVTGAVGGYRDAMRSFAAQGNLTVWYSHLDMDDLMAQIGDQLDSRRKTRTLAAVDKARSRDSVQALSKLTTTVDGHTRIVSQPPLIVPIEELVGDDEA